A stretch of DNA from Actinomycetota bacterium:
TGGCCAAATACTTGTGGAGGGCCTCTTCGATATCGTCAATCGTCCGTACGTTCTCAAAGAATTCCCCATAATCGGTCTCCGCCAATATCCGCAACTGGTCGGAGAAATCATCCGCCTCCACCAACCTCTCCATCCTATGGCGAGTGAATAGTTTATTCTCAAGTACCTTTATCCTCCCAGTGGCGACACCATATTTTATTGGATCAATAAAAATCTGCAACCTTGTCATTCTCTTCTTTTAAACTGGTTAGTGGCGTTGTTTGGTGATTAGTGATTCGCTTTCCTTCGTCCTTCGCCCCTCGTCCTTCGTCCTTCAACCTTGAACTTTCAACCTCTCCAAAGAGTGTTTTTAATACTTGGGGCTCTATTTCCTCTCTCAGTGTTTCGAGCAGTGCAGGGAAAGAGTTATTCGCCTCGATTTTATCCGACCTAAGGATAAAACCACCTCTTATATCCCTCGTTTCCTCGGCTAATTTTAAGTTGCCCTTCTTGCCTTGTTTAACTAAGATAGAATTTACCTCTTCCACAAAATTGTTGGTGATTCGCTCCCTATCGCGGGGTGAGAGGATGATTTCCTCCTTTCCCGTTGTCGCTGCATTTACTATCATCTTTTTCAACAGCTCTTGATATTCCTTGGATCGGAGAGATAAGAGTTTGTCCAAAGCTCCTTTAAAGGCGGCTCCCACAGCATCTTGTTTTTGAGAGAGGATGGAATTGCGAGCTTCCAGCCGAGCCAGAGATAATATCCTTTTCTTCTCCCCCTCAGCCTGAGCTTGAGCAGTGGCAAGAATTTTAGATTTTATGGATTCTGCTTCCTTCCCCGCCGACTCCAGGATCTCATCCGCCTTCGCCTTCGCCTCATCCCTTATGTAGCTGGCGTCTTTTTCAGCATCGCTTTTGATTCGCTCGAGTATTTTCTCTATAGGCATTTGGAAACCACCAATTCCTTTAGATTACATACCAGCTTTTATGGAGAGTAAGAGAATGATTGAGACTATCAACGATAGTGCAGCGTAAGTTTCCACCAAGGCAGGGAGAATCAACGCTTTACCAGCTTCCTCTGTTCTTTTAGCAACCATGCCCGCGGCACCCACCGAGGTCAATCCCTGATAAATCGCCGAAACCAGACACGCGAAACAGACTGGCATACATGCGAGGAAAATTTGAAATCCCTGAGGGGATGTTAATTTACCACCCTCTCCACCAATGAGTCCAAAGAAGAAGACGACCAAAACGGCGGTGATGAAACCGTAAATTCCCTGGGTTCCAGGTATGGCACAAAGGGGAAGAAGCCCTCCAAATTTTTCAGGGTCTTCCACAAGTATTCCAGCTGCGACATTTGCTATGTAGGTGATGCCGATTGAGGAACCGATTCCTCCCCCAATTGCCGCGGCTGCTGCCCCTGCAAGAGCCCAATGAAATCCAGATAATCCCAAAATCATACCTTCTGCCCCCTTTCGCTTTTTAAAGAATAAACATACCCTCCTTCATTTTATAAAATTCTCAAAATTTAATCGTACTTGAGGATCAAATGCCTGGTTTGGAGCTTAAAGGGCTCGAATCTGCGACCTCCGTCGAAGTAAAAATACTTGAAGAATTCCACATACTGAAGCCTGAGTGGATGCACGAAGGCGCCAAGGAGATTTATCACAAAATTGAAGATATGCCCAACGGTCAAGAGCAGAACCATTAGGATGATCCCCAAGAAAGGTATTCCCAACAACATCCTCCCGAGCATATTGATGACCCAACCAATTAAAATCGTCGCCAGACCTAAAGCCATGAGACGAGCATAAGAAAGAAAATCCGTTATAAATCCGGACATTCCGTAAAGATTATATAGTCCACTTGCAAATCGCACTAATGCACTTCTTGAAGATTTACTGAAAAGCCCGACTAATATGGCAAAGCCGATTAATTTGAAAAAGACACCCGATGAAGTGTGGCCCGAAAGGAGCGTTAAAACCCAACCACAAATGGAAACCAGGAAAAAGATGGAAAATACCATTCCCCAAAAACCTCGCAGGGCTTTGCCCAACTTTTCACCCTTTATGCCCTCACACATCTCACGCCATAAGGAGCAACAATTGCTTAAATATCTGCCTTGAAGGAAGATAACGAACAAGATTCCTAAACCCACCGCCCACGTAGCTTTTGGATAAAGATATTTGAACACGGGTGATGGGGTCTTGGACATTTTCTCTCCTAGCCAACAACCCAGCCATAAGAGTACGGCGGGTAGAAACAGAAAGGTGGGAATCTGATCGAAGACGACATCTGTTATCCTTTGATTTTTAAGATTGTTGACGGCTTGGAGGGTTACTCCGAAACAGACGTGAATAATGCCCAAAGCGATGGAGAGAAACAAGAACAACTGAGCATCATCGACCGGATCGATGAGGACTAATCTTTTCAAGAAAGAAGGCAAGGAAGCAACATCTATACAAAAGTAACTGCCCGTTGGTACCCCGACGATCATGGAGGCTATCCCACCATAGGCGAGTAGGTGAAAGAACCTCTTGACGTTTTCACTGACCTCCAATTTCTTGCTCATCCACCAACATGCAAGCGCTAACATCAAGCCATATCCCACGTCGCCCAGGCAAATCCCAAAGAAAAGGAAGAAGAACGGAGCAAGATAAGGAGTGGGGTCAACCTCATTGTAATCGGGGAGCCCATAAAGTCTGGTGAGAACCTCAAAGGGTCGGAAGATTGGTTTATTTTTTAAAACTATGGGTGGCTGCTCGCCCTCCATAGGATCGGTGAAGGTTACCTCTATTTCCTCGGATATTTGATTTATTTTCTCCTGAAATTCGGGTAAGCGTTCTGCTTCTACCCATCCCTCGATCATGAAAGCTTCCCTGGTATTGGCAAAATTCGCCTGAATTTCGGCTTTTCTCCGCTTATTTTCCAAAAAGTCATGGAGGACCCAAAGATCGGATTTTAAATATAGCAAATCCCTTATTTTTTTGATGATGCCTTCCTTCTCCCTTTCCAACTGGCTGCATTCTTTCTCAATTCTTTCGATTTCCTCCCGAGGACTCTTTACCAAAGCGGGGAAAAAGACCTGACGAAAACCATGTTTCTGAAGGATGCCATAGACCTGATCGGAGTGCCTCTTCAAGAAGATGAGAAGAAAGTTTGAATCCTTAAAATCCTGGCTAACCAGGGTTAAATCGCTTTCTGCGACATTTTCCTCCAACTCCTTCTGCAAATCAGCATATTCCGGTGTGGGAACCTGTCCAATGAGGACCACAGTTTGTGCAGTCTCCCCGAGATCGCTCAAGTTAAGATCGAGAGGCAACCAGGGCAGAAGGTCCTCCCTCAAGGTTTTGAGACGGGTTATCTCATTGCGAATATGGGCGAGCTGATTGTCCAAATTTTCACATTCTTCATAAATATTATTAAACTCGATTTTATCCTCGATCTCGTTGAAACTGGTCCAGGCGACTTTGACCTTCTCCTTGATTAAACCGGATAAAAATCCCCCTTTTCTTTCCTCAAAATCCGCCAAAAAATCGAGGACAAATTGCACCTTGGAGAGGAGGAGTTCCAGATGTCCCAAATCTGGCTGATAATCGACTAGGAGAGGTTCCCAATCGGTTTCTGCAATCTCCTCCCTTAAATTCATGATGTGTAGCAAGCCCTGCTCGTTTAAAGTATCAACGAGCACTTGTCTTAAGGAATTATGGGCAACGAGATAAACTTTTTTCATCTTCACTACGGCCACTAAGAAATCAACCTTTCCACGATGAGGTTTATCGCCTTCCGTAAATTTTCGCCGGCTACCTTGCTGATTTGCTTTCTTTTCTCCTCCGCCTCTCTCCTGATGGAGAGGGCTTCTTTCTCCGCTTTTTGCTTTATTTCTTCCTTTACTTTTTTTGATTCTTCTCTTGCTTCTTTCCTCGCCTTTTCAATGATTTCGGTGCCCTCACGGCGAGCTTTTTCTATAATTTCCGCCGCCTCTTGTTTGGCGTCTTCGATTAGTTGGTTGGCTTCCTGTTCAGTTTCGCGGATGACCTTAAGACGCTGGAGCATAATGTCACCTTTAAAAATGCTTGAAAGCCTGCAATTTTGCAAAGTCGAAAAATATATTAACACCAAATCCCATTTTAGACAATCGATTTCATTTTACAAAATTTTGATTCTTCTCCATTTTTAGTGGATATCTTTTTCTCTCCTTTGATGGGAACATATCTTTTTGTTTCCCTCCCTTGATAGTAGAAATCTTTTTGTCTTCCCCTCCCTTGATGGGAGGGGATTGAGGGAGGGTGCTCAGGTTTCAATCACCCCCACCTTCATCCTCCCCCGTCAAGGGGGAGGAAAACATGGAGAAGAGCCTTAATTTTTGATTAATGTTTTTACATGAGGCAACATCAATGTTTCTTTAGGGCTATGGGATAAACATGGCCCATTTTCCCCTGCAAATAAGCTTGGTAAAGTGTGCAAAATATGCAACGAGTTTTATCATTCCTTCTGCAACAGGGAACATTTATCTCTTCCCAGCAATTCGTATCCTTTAGAAATGCAGGGCAATTAAAATATTGATTCGCTGGACATCCCTTCATATCCCGACAGAAATTCATCGAAATCACCTTCGGCAACAAATTTTACTACACTTACTTCAGATACTCCTCCGGTACCTCTCCAGCTTTCACAATGGCCAATTTGGTACAGGGGGGACCGATAAACTCCAAGATAAATGTGGTGGCAGCAATGACATTTATAATCAAAATGCCTAAATGCGCACCCTGCGCCCCAAAATGTCTAAAGGTATGGGAGGCATCGATGGCCAGACCGATGGCCACACCCGCCTGAGGGTAGTAACCCCAATCCCACATACTTTCTCACGGTTTCTGGAGCATCTGTGATCGCTGCTCCGAAGTACGCGCCGAGACTTTTGCCCAGAGCCCTCATCAAGATGTAGATTAGACCAAGTAGACCAAGCTTGGGCAATAGACCGAGCTGCAATTTTACTCCCACGAGAACAAAGAAGAGGAGATAAATGGGAGGAGTAATATTCCTCATGGCATCAAACGCCACCCTATTCTTGGTCGAAAGGTTGATGAAAGTTATCCCCAAAGCCATATTTGTTAGGATTAGGGAAAAGTGGAATCGCAGTGCCAGACCTGCACACAGCATAATGGCACCCAAACAAATGATTAAAAACTCATACTGCTCACGAATCTTCGTGGCTACATAGTTTAATACGATTCCAATGGTCACACCAACAAGTAGAGAACCCAGAATTTCCAGCAAAGGACGGTCCATCAGGGAGAGGGCTAATAAATTTTTGGTGCCAACGATGAGCGCCTTTGCGACAGAGGAGGTAAAGGCATAGGTCATTAAAGCAGCGGCATCATCGAGACCGACCACGGCGAAGAGGGTTGTGGTTAAAGAGCCTTCGGCATGATATTGCCAAAGAACGCTCACGGTTGCCGCTGGAGCCGTAGCCGAAGCTATTGCGCCAAAAATGAGAGCGATGGGCCAACTCTTCGTCAAAAGGAATACAGAGAATAATACCAAGAGAGAAGCGGCTAAAGCCTCAAACACCGTGATGCTGAGGATACTCGTTCCCAACTCTCTTATTTCACTGAATTTGAGTTCTCCCCCGATGGTGAAGCCTATAAGCGCCAGAGCTAAGTTGCTAATCACCCCCAGGTTTTCAGACATCCTTAAGGTGACCAGGTTGAAACACGACGATCCCAACAAAACGCCGATGAACATATATCCCACAACATGGGGAATCCTTATTTTGCCGCTCAGCCATGCTCCACAAAATCCTAAAATGAGGAGTGTTCCTAATAACAAAAAGATGTTCACTTCAGGTTTGGCAACACCTCCTAAAGGCTCTGAAAACCTTTTAAGGATAATTCATCGAAAATCGCAATTAAGTTTATAGGGTGAGATTAGCTAAAATTTAACCTTCTTCCATAAGAGAGCGGCAGAGCTCAGCCCGGCTCACTACTCCCACCAGTTTTCCTTCCCTCACAACAGGTAAAATCTTCAATCCCCTAGCCATCATAATCTCCGCTGCATGGAGGATAGTATCATCTTCAGTAACACAAACCGCTTCTTTGGTCATGAAATCCTTGACATAACGCTCCCCTACTTGGATCATCCTTCGAGCTAACACTGCAAAATCACGAACGAAAAACTCGTCCGTTCTGCCAAATTGCCCGGGAAAGGCGGATTCGATTATGTCCTTTTCGGTGATGATGCCCATAAGTCGGTGCTCATCATCGACCACCGGCACGCCGGAAAATCTATGACGAGCCAATATCCTAGCTGCCTCTTTCAGAGTAGTATTCTCGGAAACAGCTGTGAGGTCGCGGGTCATGATGTCTTTAACCCTCCACCTTTTTACCTCCTTTAACTGTACCCAATCAAGGAATTGCTCACCTCTTGTCGGCTTTCTATCCTATTCTCAACCTTCCTAGCCACAGCTATTGAAGCAGCCATTCCCAGTCGGATGGCTTCATCGATCGCACCGCCCTTTGCCAAAACAAAAGCCATCCCACCTATCATAGCATCTCCTACACCCACTCTGCTCACTATCTCTAAACCAGGAGCACTCGCTTCCCATATTTGCTCCGGAGTAAGCACGATATGATTTATATGATCGGAGGCGATGACCACGACTTGAACGCCTTTGGCCAAAATCCTTTGAGCCACTTCCAGTCTTCGGCGATCGGAATTGAGCCTCACCCCCATGAACTGGTCCGTAGCCCGGATATCGGCTTGACAAGAAAAGGTTGGGCCTCCAGACCCCTGATAAGTGCGGGTTCTGTGGTATTAAGAATGGTCTTTACCCCCCTTTCTCTGGCCATGGTGATCAGCTCAGCATAAATTCCTGGTTCCACACCTTTGGGGAGACTAACCCGCAATGACGACCATTTCACTGCGGGAAAGCGCCCTCTTGAAGGCTCTCTCAAATTCTTGAATCTCCTCGATCGAAACAAGTGGTCCCCTCTCATTGACCTGCGTTTGAGTACGACGTGTTTCGTCTAGAATGATGTAATTTGTCCTGGTCTCCTCGGCTATATGCACAAAACTGGTGGTGATTCCAGCTTTCCTGAGTTCCTCCTCAAGAGATTGACCAGAAGTACCCCCAACAAATCCCATGGCGATGGCTTCGGAACCAAAAGCCTGCAGAAGATACGAGACGTTTACACCCTTGCCCCCCGCCGTAGTCATTAAAACCTCCGCCCGATTTAGCCTATTCAACCTCAAGCTAGAGACCCTTAAGATCTTGTCCACCGCTGGATTTAGAGTCACTGTGGTAATCAAGCCTATCAACCCCCTCCCCCAAACTATATCCTAAAGCAACCAATTCTAAAATTCACTTTTAATGATCCTTTCCATCTGTTTCTGTCAAATCATACCATCACTACCACTTCTATTTCTCCTGAACTTCGCCCGAAGCCACCAGAGCATACCTGGTACCTATGGGTCCTAGTAATTCGCAAACAGCTACAGCTGATAACTCTATAGCCGTAATTAGAGCTGCGAATTCCGGAAATTTGCTTTGGACGATGAGAACTAGTCCTATAGTGAGTCCAGCTTTGGAGAACATGGCAAATCCCAAATATTTCTGGACCACTTTTTCCGCACCAGAAGCGGCGCACCAGCAAATACTCCGCCAACTTTACCAATTCCCCAGGCTATAACATATATTAAGGGTATTAACCAGTTTGCAGTGAGCACATCAAGGCGTAGACTGGCACCAGTTAAGGCAAAAAATACCACAAATGTGGGTAGCTCTACATCTTCCAAGAGTGTAAACACTTCTGAGCTATGAAAGTTAGCCACCGTCAATCCCATCACCATACAAAGCAACAGAGCGGAAAATCCTACCATTTCGCCTATTTCTCCCCCCAAAAGCGCCCTACTAATAATGCGAGTACCTCGTGTCTGTCTTTTACCAACTTAAGAACATAAACCATTATAAATCCCAATACGGCTCCAAAGATTATGGAACCGCCCACTCTAAATAATGGTGTTGTGAACATCTCTGTACTAAAACCTTTTATGCCCACTACCGCCACCACGATGGTAAACAATGTGATGCACGCTGCATCATCCAAACCCACCACCGCTAAAAGTGTGCTAGTGAATGGACCTCTAGCTTTATATTCTCTAATTACAGCCACTGGAGATGCGGGAGCTGTAGCCGAAGCCATAGCTCCCAATAGTAAGGATATAGGAAGGGACATGCCAAGAATAAACTTTGTGGTTAGAAATACTACTACGGAAGGCACCACCTACCTGAG
This window harbors:
- a CDS encoding PfkB family carbohydrate kinase, which codes for MRLNSDRRRLEVAQRILAKGVQVVVIASDHINHIVLTPEQIWEASAPGLEIVSRVGVGDAMIGGMAFVLAKGGAIDEAIRLGMAASIAVARKVENRIESRQEVSNSLIGYS
- a CDS encoding CBS domain-containing protein, which encodes MTRDLTAVSENTTLKEAARILARHRFSGVPVVDDEHRLMGIITEKDIIESAFPGQFGRTDEFFVRDFAVLARRMIQVGERYVKDFMTKEAVCVTEDDTILHAAEIMMARGLKILPVVREGKLVGVVSRAELCRSLMEEG
- a CDS encoding V-type ATPase subunit subunit G family protein, with translation MLQRLKVIRETEQEANQLIEDAKQEAAEIIEKARREGTEIIEKARKEAREESKKVKEEIKQKAEKEALSIRREAEEKRKQISKVAGENLRKAINLIVERLIS
- a CDS encoding cation:proton antiporter yields the protein MLLGTLLILGFCGAWLSGKIRIPHVVGYMFIGVLLGSSCFNLVTLRMSENLGVISNLALALIGFTIGGELKFSEIRELGTSILSITVFEALAASLLVLFSVFLLTKSWPIALIFGAIASATAPAATVSVLWQYHAEGSLTTTLFAVVGLDDAAALMTYAFTSSVAKALIVGTKNLLALSLMDRPLLEILGSLLVGVTIGIVLNYVATKIREQYEFLIICLGAIMLCAGLALRFHFSLILTNMALGITFINLSTKNRVAFDAMRNITPPIYLLFFVLVGVKLQLGLLPKLGLLGLIYILMRALGKSLGAYFGAAITDAPETVRKYVGLGLLPSGGCGHRSGHRCLPYL
- a CDS encoding cation:proton antiporter, with amino-acid sequence MVGFSALLLCMVMGLTVANFHSSEVFTLLEDVELPTFVVFFALTGASLRLDVLTANWLIPLIYVIAWGIGKVGGVFAGAPLLVRKKWSRNIWDLPCSPKLDSL
- a CDS encoding V-type ATP synthase subunit I, encoding MKKVYLVAHNSLRQVLVDTLNEQGLLHIMNLREEIAETDWEPLLVDYQPDLGHLELLLSKVQFVLDFLADFEERKGGFLSGLIKEKVKVAWTSFNEIEDKIEFNNIYEECENLDNQLAHIRNEITRLKTLREDLLPWLPLDLNLSDLGETAQTVVLIGQVPTPEYADLQKELEENVAESDLTLVSQDFKDSNFLLIFLKRHSDQVYGILQKHGFRQVFFPALVKSPREEIERIEKECSQLEREKEGIIKKIRDLLYLKSDLWVLHDFLENKRRKAEIQANFANTREAFMIEGWVEAERLPEFQEKINQISEEIEVTFTDPMEGEQPPIVLKNKPIFRPFEVLTRLYGLPDYNEVDPTPYLAPFFFLFFGICLGDVGYGLMLALACWWMSKKLEVSENVKRFFHLLAYGGIASMIVGVPTGSYFCIDVASLPSFLKRLVLIDPVDDAQLFLFLSIALGIIHVCFGVTLQAVNNLKNQRITDVVFDQIPTFLFLPAVLLWLGCWLGEKMSKTPSPVFKYLYPKATWAVGLGILFVIFLQGRYLSNCCSLWREMCEGIKGEKLGKALRGFWGMVFSIFFLVSICGWVLTLLSGHTSSGVFFKLIGFAILVGLFSKSSRSALVRFASGLYNLYGMSGFITDFLSYARLMALGLATILIGWVINMLGRMLLGIPFLGIILMVLLLTVGHIFNFVINLLGAFVHPLRLQYVEFFKYFYFDGGRRFEPFKLQTRHLILKYD
- a CDS encoding PfkB family carbohydrate kinase, which produces MIGLITTVTLNPAVDKILRVSSLRLNRLNRAEVLMTTAGGKGVNVSYLLQAFGSEAIAMGFVGGTSGQSLEEELRKAGITTSFVHIAEETRTNYIILDETRRTQTQVNERGPLVSIEEIQEFERAFKRALSRSEMVVIAG
- a CDS encoding V-type ATP synthase subunit K; translated protein: MILGLSGFHWALAGAAAAAIGGGIGSSIGITYIANVAAGILVEDPEKFGGLLPLCAIPGTQGIYGFITAVLVVFFFGLIGGEGGKLTSPQGFQIFLACMPVCFACLVSAIYQGLTSVGAAGMVAKRTEEAGKALILPALVETYAALSLIVSIILLLSIKAGM
- a CDS encoding cation:proton antiporter, whose amino-acid sequence is MASATAPASPVAVIREYKARGPFTSTLLAVVGLDDAACITLFTIVVAVVGIKGFSTEMFTTPLFRVGGSIIFGAVLGFIMVYVLKLVKDRHEVLALLVGRFWGEK
- a CDS encoding V-type ATP synthase subunit E; translation: MPIEKILERIKSDAEKDASYIRDEAKAKADEILESAGKEAESIKSKILATAQAQAEGEKKRILSLARLEARNSILSQKQDAVGAAFKGALDKLLSLRSKEYQELLKKMIVNAATTGKEEIILSPRDRERITNNFVEEVNSILVKQGKKGNLKLAEETRDIRGGFILRSDKIEANNSFPALLETLREEIEPQVLKTLFGEVESSRLKDEGRGAKDEGKRITNHQTTPLTSLKEENDKVADFY